A region from the Enterobacter roggenkampii genome encodes:
- the yfbR gene encoding 5'-deoxynucleotidase, with translation MSQSHFFAHLSRLKLINRWPLMRNVRTENVSEHSLQVAMVAHALAAIKNRKFNGQVNAERIALLAMYHDASEVLTGDLPTPVKYFNSQIAQEYKAIEKIAQQKLIEMVPEELRDIFEPLINEHQYTEEEKSLVKQADALCAYLKCLEELSAGNNEFLLAKTRLEKTLESRRSEEMDYFMQVFVPSFHLSLDEISQDSPL, from the coding sequence ATGAGTCAGAGTCATTTCTTTGCCCACCTCTCCCGCCTGAAACTCATCAACCGCTGGCCGCTGATGCGCAATGTCCGTACGGAAAATGTGTCAGAGCACAGTCTGCAGGTTGCGATGGTCGCTCACGCGCTTGCCGCCATTAAAAACCGCAAATTCAACGGTCAGGTTAATGCGGAACGCATTGCCCTGCTGGCGATGTACCACGATGCGTCAGAAGTGCTGACCGGCGACCTGCCTACGCCGGTGAAATATTTCAATTCGCAGATTGCGCAGGAATATAAGGCCATTGAGAAAATTGCCCAGCAGAAGCTGATTGAGATGGTGCCCGAAGAGCTTCGTGATATTTTCGAGCCGCTTATCAACGAGCATCAGTACACGGAAGAGGAGAAGTCGCTGGTCAAACAGGCCGACGCGCTGTGTGCCTATCTGAAGTGTCTCGAAGAGTTGTCCGCAGGGAATAACGAATTCTTGCTGGCGAAAACGCGCCTGGAAAAAACGCTGGAATCCCGCCGCAGCGAAGAGATGGATTACTTTATGCAGGTGTTTGTACCGAGCTTCCATTTATCGCTGGATGAGATTAGCCAGGATTCTCCCCTCTGA
- a CDS encoding SLC13 family permease, with product MNGELIWVLSLLLIAIILFATGKVRMDAVALFVIVAFVLSGTLTLPEAFSGFSDPNVILIAALFIIGDGLVRTGVATIMGAWLVKVAGSSETKMLIYLMVTVAGLGAFMSSTGVVAIFIPVVLSVSMRMQSSPSRLMMPLSFAGLISGMMTLVATPPNLVVNSELIREGFEGFSFFSVTPLGLVILVMGVVYMLLTRFALKGEKQDKNKEGWKRRTFRDLIKEYRLTGRARRLAIRPGSPMVGQRLDDLKLRERYGANVIGVERWRRFRRVIVNVNGVSEFRARDVLLIDMSTADVDLREFCSEQLLEPMVLRGEYFSDQALDVGMAEVSLIPESELLGKTVREMGFRTRYGLNVVGLKRDGVAMEGAVVDEPILLGDIFLVVGNWKLISQLGQKGRDFVVLNMPVEESDASPAHSQAPHAIFCLVLMVALMLTDEIPNPVAAIIACLLMGKFRCIDAESAYKAIHWPSIILIVGMMPFALALQKTGGVDLIVKGLMDVGGGYGPYMMMVCLFIMCATIGLFISNTATAVLMAPIALAMAKSMGVSPYPFAMMVAMAASAAFMTPVSSPVNTLVLGPGNYRFSDFVKLGVPFTVLVMVVCVVLIPVLFPF from the coding sequence GTGAACGGTGAACTGATTTGGGTCCTGAGCCTGCTTTTAATCGCCATCATTCTTTTTGCCACGGGCAAGGTTCGCATGGACGCCGTCGCCCTGTTTGTCATCGTCGCGTTTGTGCTGAGCGGAACGCTTACGCTGCCGGAAGCGTTCTCCGGATTTAGCGATCCCAACGTTATCCTGATTGCCGCCCTGTTTATCATCGGGGATGGTCTGGTGCGCACCGGCGTAGCGACCATTATGGGTGCGTGGCTGGTAAAAGTGGCGGGCAGCAGCGAAACCAAGATGCTGATCTACCTGATGGTGACCGTCGCCGGGCTGGGGGCGTTTATGAGCTCCACGGGCGTGGTCGCTATCTTTATCCCGGTGGTGCTGAGCGTCTCCATGCGGATGCAGAGCTCGCCGTCGCGCCTGATGATGCCCCTGAGCTTTGCCGGGCTTATCAGCGGCATGATGACCCTGGTGGCCACGCCGCCGAACCTGGTGGTCAACAGCGAACTGATCCGGGAAGGATTTGAGGGCTTTAGCTTTTTCAGCGTCACCCCGCTTGGGCTGGTCATTCTGGTCATGGGCGTGGTCTACATGCTGCTGACCCGTTTTGCCCTGAAAGGTGAAAAACAGGACAAAAATAAAGAAGGATGGAAGCGACGCACCTTCCGCGATCTGATTAAGGAGTACCGCCTTACCGGGCGCGCGCGCCGTCTGGCGATCCGGCCCGGCTCGCCGATGGTGGGGCAGCGGCTTGATGACCTGAAGCTGCGTGAGCGCTATGGCGCGAATGTGATCGGCGTAGAGCGCTGGCGACGGTTTCGCCGGGTGATCGTCAACGTCAACGGGGTGTCGGAATTCCGCGCGCGTGACGTCCTGCTGATTGATATGTCCACCGCGGATGTGGACCTGCGCGAGTTCTGCAGCGAACAGCTGCTGGAGCCGATGGTGCTGCGCGGGGAGTATTTCTCCGATCAGGCGCTGGATGTCGGCATGGCCGAGGTGTCGCTGATCCCGGAGTCGGAACTGCTGGGTAAAACCGTGCGGGAGATGGGGTTCCGTACCCGCTATGGCCTGAACGTCGTGGGGCTGAAGCGCGATGGCGTGGCGATGGAAGGGGCGGTGGTGGATGAGCCGATCCTGCTGGGCGATATTTTTCTCGTCGTCGGTAACTGGAAGCTGATTAGCCAGCTCGGGCAAAAAGGGCGTGATTTTGTGGTGCTCAACATGCCCGTTGAGGAGAGCGACGCCTCCCCGGCCCACAGCCAGGCGCCCCATGCGATTTTTTGCCTGGTATTGATGGTGGCGCTGATGCTGACCGATGAGATCCCCAATCCGGTAGCGGCAATCATCGCCTGCCTGTTGATGGGTAAATTCCGCTGCATTGACGCCGAAAGCGCCTATAAAGCCATTCACTGGCCGAGCATCATTCTCATTGTCGGGATGATGCCTTTTGCCCTGGCGCTGCAAAAAACCGGCGGGGTGGATCTGATCGTTAAAGGCTTAATGGACGTGGGCGGCGGATATGGGCCGTACATGATGATGGTCTGCCTGTTTATCATGTGCGCCACTATCGGCCTGTTTATCTCGAACACCGCGACGGCGGTACTGATGGCACCTATCGCCCTGGCGATGGCGAAGTCCATGGGCGTATCGCCGTATCCGTTTGCGATGATGGTGGCGATGGCCGCTTCCGCGGCGTTTATGACGCCGGTCTCTTCACCCGTGAACACGCTGGTGCTGGGACCGGGGAACTACCGGTTCAGTGATTTCGTTAAGCTGGGCGTGCCGTTCACCGTGCTGGTGATGGTGGTGTGCGTGGTATTGATACCGGTCCTGTTCCCGTTCTGA
- a CDS encoding sugar phosphatase, with protein sequence MQCRGFLFDLDGTLVDSLPVVERSWCHWADRHGIDHQDVLNFIHGKQAITSLRHFLAGRSEEDIQAEFKYLEHIEATDTDGITALPGARELLEHLNEAQIPWAIVTSGSVPVAHARHKAAGLPTPDVFITAERVKRGKPEPDAFLLGAELLGLDPAECVVVEDAAAGVLAGLNAGSHVIAVNVPAESPRLDEADLVLDSLTALSVSKASDGVVTVSLKM encoded by the coding sequence GTGCAGTGTAGAGGTTTTCTGTTTGATCTGGACGGTACGCTGGTGGACTCGCTGCCGGTTGTGGAACGTTCCTGGTGCCATTGGGCTGACAGACATGGCATCGACCATCAGGACGTGCTGAATTTTATCCATGGCAAACAGGCCATCACCTCGCTACGGCACTTCCTGGCCGGACGCTCTGAGGAGGACATTCAGGCGGAGTTCAAGTACCTGGAACACATTGAAGCCACCGATACGGACGGCATCACCGCGTTACCGGGCGCGCGCGAACTGCTTGAGCATCTGAACGAGGCGCAGATCCCGTGGGCTATTGTCACCTCCGGTTCCGTGCCGGTGGCCCACGCCCGGCACAAGGCTGCAGGGTTGCCGACGCCGGACGTGTTTATCACGGCGGAGCGCGTGAAGCGGGGTAAACCGGAGCCTGACGCATTTTTACTGGGCGCTGAACTGCTGGGCCTGGACCCTGCAGAGTGCGTGGTGGTCGAAGATGCGGCGGCTGGCGTACTGGCCGGGCTGAACGCAGGAAGCCACGTCATCGCCGTTAACGTTCCGGCGGAATCTCCCCGCCTGGACGAGGCAGACCTGGTGCTGGATTCACTGACGGCACTGTCTGTTTCAAAAGCCTCTGACGGAGTTGTAACCGTCTCGCTAAAAATGTAA
- a CDS encoding YfbU family protein, with protein sequence MEMTHAQRLILSNQYKMMTMLDPDNAARYSRLQTIVERGFGLQMRELDREFGELKEETCRIVIDIMEMYHALHVSWTNLKDQQSIDERRVTFLGFDAATEARYLSYVRFMVNTEGRYTHFDAGTHGFNAQTPMWDKYQRMLSAWHACPRQYHLSSNEIQQIINA encoded by the coding sequence ATGGAAATGACCCATGCCCAACGTCTGATTTTGTCTAACCAGTACAAGATGATGACTATGCTTGATCCCGATAACGCTGCGCGCTACAGCCGCCTGCAAACCATCGTCGAACGCGGCTTTGGTCTACAAATGCGCGAACTGGACCGCGAGTTTGGCGAGCTGAAAGAAGAAACCTGTCGCATCGTGATCGACATTATGGAGATGTATCACGCCCTGCATGTGTCCTGGACGAATCTCAAAGATCAGCAGTCCATTGACGAGCGCCGCGTGACCTTCTTAGGTTTTGATGCCGCAACGGAAGCGCGTTATCTCAGCTATGTGCGCTTCATGGTGAATACGGAAGGACGTTATACCCACTTTGACGCGGGCACCCACGGCTTCAACGCGCAGACCCCGATGTGGGATAAATATCAGCGTATGCTGAGCGCGTGGCACGCCTGCCCGCGTCAGTACCATTTAAGCAGCAACGAAATTCAACAAATCATTAATGCCTGA
- the yfbV gene encoding terminus macrodomain insulation protein YfbV has protein sequence MSTPENPSVNFFSLFRRGQHYAKTWPMEKRLAPMFIENRTIRATRYAIRFMPPVAIFTLCWQIALGGQLGPAVATALFALSLPMQGLWWLGKRSITPLPPSILHWFYEVRGKLEEAGQALAPVEGKPDYQALADTLKRAFKQLDKTFLDDL, from the coding sequence ATGTCGACACCAGAGAACCCGTCCGTTAATTTCTTTAGCCTGTTTCGTCGGGGACAGCATTACGCAAAGACGTGGCCGATGGAAAAGCGCCTTGCGCCGATGTTTATTGAGAATCGCACCATCCGCGCCACGCGCTATGCGATTCGCTTTATGCCGCCTGTCGCTATCTTTACGCTGTGCTGGCAGATTGCGTTGGGTGGACAGCTTGGTCCTGCCGTTGCCACGGCGCTCTTCGCATTAAGCCTGCCAATGCAGGGCCTGTGGTGGTTAGGTAAACGGTCCATCACGCCACTTCCCCCTTCTATTTTACACTGGTTTTATGAAGTGCGCGGTAAACTGGAAGAGGCCGGGCAGGCGCTCGCCCCGGTGGAAGGCAAGCCGGATTACCAGGCGCTGGCGGACACGTTAAAGCGTGCATTTAAGCAACTGGATAAAACATTCCTCGATGACTTGTGA